The Faecalibacterium sp. I3-3-89 sequence AACGCCATCAAGTTCACCCCCACCGGCGGCATGATCAGCCTCCGCATCGCCCAGAAGAACGGTGCGCCCACCGGGCGTGCCCGCTATGAGTTCCGCATCAAGGACAATGGCATCGGCATGAGCGCGGAGTTCCAGAAGCACATCTTTGAGGAGTTCAGCCGGGAGGAAAGCTCCACCGTCAGCGGCATTCAGGGCACCGGCCTCGGAATGTCCATCACCAAGAACATCGTGGACCTGATGGGCGGCACCATCGCCATCGAGAGCGAGCTGGGCAAGGGCAGCGAGTTCATCGTGGACCTCTGCTTTGCACGCTGTGAGCAGAAGGTGGAGCAGCGGCAGCTCCCGCAGCTGGAAGGGCTGCGCGCACTGGTGGCGGACGACGACACCGACACCTGCCTGAGCGTCAGCACCATGCTGTCCAAGATCGGGATGCGGCCGGAGTGGACGATCTCCGGCAAGGAGGCGGTGATCCGCACCAAGTACGCGGTGGAGCGGGGCGATGAATTCAGCGTCTACATCATCGACTGGCTCATCCCCGATATGAACGGCATCGAGATCGTGCGTCAGATCCGCAAGGTGATCGGGCACAACTGCCCCATCATCATCCTGACCGCCTACGATTGGGCCGACATCGAGGAAGAAGCCCGCGCTGCTGGAGTGACCGCCTTCTGCGAGAAGCCGCTGTTCCTTTCCGAGCTGCGCAAGGTCCTGTCTGAGCCGTTCTCTGCCGAGGTGTCTCCCCGCCTGCCGGAACCGAAGGCTTCCGCCTTTCAGGGGAAAAAGCTCCTGCTGGTGGAGGACAACGAGCTGAACCGCGAGATCGCAATGGAGTTTCTGACGGAAGCGGGCTTTGTGGTGGATTCTGCCGAGGACGGCGCGATCGCCGTCCAGAAGATGGAGCAGGCTGCGCCCGGCCAGTATGACCTGATCCTGATGGACATCCAGATGCCCAACATGGACGGCTACGAGGCGACGCGGCGGATCCGCGCCCTGCCGGACGCGAAAAAGGCCGGCATCCCCATCTTTGCCATGACGGCAAACGCCTTTGAGGAAGACCGCCAGAACGCGCTGAAGGCCGGCATGAACGGCCACATCGCAAAGCCGCTGGACGTCCCCCGCCTGCTGAGCATCCTTGCCGATGCACTGAAATGACCCTGTGCTCCGGGGCGCAAAAGCAGCCCTCCGCGCTCCGAAGCGCTGCAAAAACCGCATAAAAATGGAAAAAGCCCGATGGTTTCAATGAACCATCGAGCTTTTTCTTGGCGGAGTAGGAGGGATTTGAACCCTCGCGCCGTTGTTTAGACGACCTACGCCCTTAGCAGGGGCGCCTCTTCGGCCTCTTGAGTACTACTCCAGAGCAAAGTGCGTTACACTTATTCAAAAAAATGGCGGAGAGAGTGGGATTCGAACCCACGGTACGTTGCCGTACGGCAGTTTTCAAGACTGCTTCCTTAAACCACTCGGACATCTCTCCTCGTGGGCACTCGCACACGCCGTACCGAATGCCTATTTAATTTACCAGATTTTCGCCGTTCTGTCAAGCCTTAATTTCAACTTTTTCAGACATTCCCGCAGACCCCCGCCCATCGACAACCTTTTTTTGGCGAAGCCCTCATTTTTCTCTTTACAAAAACATCTTTTTGTTGTACAATAGAGATGCAAGATTTTAACCTCGGAGTAAAGGAGTGTACGACCATGTCGTTTTCAGAGCTTTTGAAGCAGTGCCGCAAGCAGAAGGGGATCAGTCAGGCGGAGCTGGCATCCAAACTGGGAGTGACCCAGCAGGCCGTCGGCAAGTGGGAAAGCGGCAAATCCTCCCCCGACCCCGCCACGGTGGCCCGCATCGCCGAGATCCTGAGCACCACGGCAGACTTCCTGCTGGGGCTTTACCGCCCGGTGTCCAACGCAGCCACCCCCGAGGAGCGCTTTTTCGGCAACTACGCCGAGAGCCTCATCCCGGTCATCGGCACCGTGAAGGCCGGGTACGGCGCGCTGGCCTTTGAGGAGGATTACGGGCAGGAGTATGCCCGCGTCAAGGACCCCTCCAACTATTTCTACCTCGTCGTCCGGGGCGACAGCATGGAGCCGCGCATTCAGGACGGCGACCTCGCCCTCGTCCACAAGCAGGACACGCTGGAAAACGGCGATCTGGGCGTACTGGTCTACGGCGACGAGGGCGAAGGCACCCTCAAGCGGTATATCCAGCGGGGCAACTGCGTCGTGCTGCAGCCCTTCAACCCCGCCTACAACGAACTGGTCATCAAGGGCGATGACCTGAACCGCCTGCACATCGCAGGCCGTGTGGTCGAGACGAAGGCCAAGTGGTGAGCCTCGCCCCTCTCCCTGGGCATTTCCGTGGGGGCAAAGGGGTCGTATCCCCTTCGGGAGGTGGAGTTTTATGGAACAGTCGCTGATGGACAAGCTCACCATTCTGGCCGACAGTGCAAAATACGACGTCGCCTGCACGTCCAGCGGCGCGTCCCGTGCGGCGAGGGCCGGTACTCTCGGCAGCTGCTACGCGCCGGGCTGCTGCCACGCATTCACCGCAGACGGCCGCTGCGTCAGCCTGCTGAAGGTCCTGATGAGCAACTGCTGTGCTTTTGATTGCAGCTACTGCGTCAACCGGAAGTCCAACGAC is a genomic window containing:
- a CDS encoding LexA family protein, with the protein product MSFSELLKQCRKQKGISQAELASKLGVTQQAVGKWESGKSSPDPATVARIAEILSTTADFLLGLYRPVSNAATPEERFFGNYAESLIPVIGTVKAGYGALAFEEDYGQEYARVKDPSNYFYLVVRGDSMEPRIQDGDLALVHKQDTLENGDLGVLVYGDEGEGTLKRYIQRGNCVVLQPFNPAYNELVIKGDDLNRLHIAGRVVETKAKW